In Labrus mixtus chromosome 3, fLabMix1.1, whole genome shotgun sequence, a single window of DNA contains:
- the opa1 gene encoding dynamin-like 120 kDa protein, mitochondrial isoform X1: MLRVGSKAACLACRNLVSTNMGVRFRVPLQKLHPLSRAIHHRYSSNTNPQRAPHRTAARYFTSMSRLPMRPPKPPPGSGGRGHQQQRNFWVARLAARLLKLRYILLGSAVGGGYTAKKTYDEWKDMLPDFSEYNWVIPDFVWELSEQIDLDKLAKALPEMEEIVKLLPDLDKIGENFTFIKSLLSSGVSLGSEVKGASGLHLLLETSGDPPLKAADSSAAATQDSSDKQYKKGLLGELILIQQQIQRHEEEVRRAAEANNARPPPPEPAPSPPPNPSPLQQKRKSSDRERVDQLQEELLRTQLKYQRMLERLEKENKELRKVVLQKDDKGIHQRKVKKSLIDLYSEVLDILSDYDSNYNTQDHLPRVVVVGDQSAGKTSVLEMVAQARIFPRGSGEMMTRSPVKVTLSEGPHHVAMFKDSGREFDLSKEEDLAALRHEIELRMRKSVKEGQTVSTETISLSVKGPGIQRMVLVDLPGVISTVTAGMAADTKETIFSISKAYMQNPNAIILCIQDGSVDAERSIVTDLVSQMDPQGKRTIFVLTKVDLAEKNLASPSRIQQIVEGKLFPMKALGYFAVVTGRGSSSESIDSIKDYEEDFFQNSRLLRDGMLKAHQVTTKNLSLAVSDCFWKMVRESVEQQADVFKASRFNLETEWKNNYPRLRELDRNELYEKAKNEILDEVISLSQVTPLHWESILQKKLWERVSTHVIENIYLPAAQTMDSGTFNTTVDIKLKQWTDKQLPHKALEVAWETLQEEFARFMAEYRGKDQDDIFDKLKEAVKDESIKRHKWNERAMDSLRVIQHNALEDRSITDKPQWDAAISFMEETLQSRLKDTESVISDMVGPDWKQRWLNWKNRTPDQHIRNETKNELERLLKLHDDHTAYLANDEVTTVRKNLEGRGVEVDPVLIKDTWHQLYRRHFLQNALSHCNLCKRGFYYYQRHFVDSELECNDVVLFWRIQRMLVITANTLRQQLTNTEVRRLEKNVKEVLDDFGEDQERKSQLITGRRVQLAEDLKKVREIQEKLEAFIEALHKEK, from the exons CCACCTAAGCCTCCCCCAGGATCAGGGGGCCGTGGCCACCAGCAGCAGCGCAACTTCTGGGTGGCCCGCCTAGCTGCCCGCTTGCTGAAGCTACGATACATTCTGCTGGGCTCTGCAGTGGGAGGAGGCTACACAGCTAAAAAG ACCTACGATGAGTGGAAGGACATGCTGCCCGATTTCAGTGAATACAACTGGGTCATTCCAGATTTTGTCTGGGAACTGAGTGAACAAATTGATCTTG ATAAACTGGCCAAAGCTCTACCAGAGATGGAGGAAATAGTCAAACTTCTTCCTGACCTAGACAAGATAGGAGAGAACTTCACTTTCATCAAAAGCCTCCTTTCATCTG GTGTGAGTTTGGGTAGTGAAGTCAAAGGAGCTTCTGGTCTGCACCTGTTGTTAG AAACATCAGGGGATCCTCCACTTAAAGCCGCAGATTCATCTGCTGCAGCCACACAAGACAGCAGCGACAAGCAATACAAAAAG GGTCTGCTGGGCGAGCTCATTCTTATTCAACAGCAGATCCAGCGGCACGAGGAGGAGGTCCGGCGGGCCGCAGAAGCCAATAATGCGCGCCCCCCACCGCCAGAGCCTGCTCCCAGTCCGCCTCCGAACCCCAGTCCCCTTCAACAGAAACGCAAG TCATCTGACAGAGAAAGGGTAGACCAGCTTCAAGAAGAACTGCTCCGTACGCAG CTTAAATATCAGCGCATGCTGGAGAGACTGGAGAAGGAGAATAAAGAGTTAAGAAAAGTGGTGCTGCAAAAGGATGATAAGGGGATTCACCAAAGAAAAGTGAAG AAATCCCTTATTGACTTGTACTCCGAAGTTCTAGACATCTTGTCTGACTACGATTCAAACTACAATACCCAGGACCACCTGCCCAGG GTGGTTGTGGTTGGGGATCAGAGCGCTGGAAAGACAAGTGTTCTCGAAATGGTAGCCCAGGCTAGGATCTTTCCCAGGGGCTCAGGAGAGATGATGACACGCTCTCCTGTCAAG GTAACACTCAGTGAAGGACCCCACCATGTGGCCATGTTCAAGGACAGTGGCCGAGAGTTTGATCTTTCCAAGGAGGAGGAT CTGGCTGCTCTGAGGCACGAGATCGAGCTGAGAATGAGGAAGAGTGTGAAGGAGGGACAAACAGTGAGCACTGAG ACAATATCTTTGAGTGTTAAAGGCCCCGGCATCCAGAGGATGGTGCTTGTTGACTTACCAGGTGTCATCAGT ACGGTGACTGCAGGCATGGCAGCAGATACTAAGGAAACCATTTTCAGCATCAGCAAGGCCTACATGCAGAATCCCAATGCAATCATCCTCTGTATTCAGG ATGGCAGTGTGGATGCAGAGCGCAGCATTGTAACAGACTTAGTTAGCCAGATGGACCCCCAGGGGAAGAGAACCATCTTTGTCCTGACTAAGGTGGACTTGGCAGAGAAGAACCTGGCCAGCCCGAGCAGA atCCAGCAAATAGTGGAAGGCAAGCTGTTTCCCATGAAGGCCCTGGGTTACTTTGCTGTAGTGACAGGAAGAG GTAGCAGCAGTGAAAGCATAGACTCCATTAAAGACTATGAGGAAGACTTCTTCCAGAACTCCAGATTACTAAG GGACGGCATGCTTAAAGCCCACCAGGTGACCACAAAGAACTTGAGTTTGGCTGTCTCTGACTGCTTCTGGAAGATGGTGAGGGAGTCTGTTGAGCAGCAGGCGGACGTCTTCAAAG CATCTCGCTTCAATCTGGAGACAGAATGGAAGAACAACTACCCTCGACTGAGAGAGCTGGACAGG aATGAACTCTATGAAAAGGCCAAAAATGAAATATTGGATGAAGTAATCAGTTTGAGTCAAGTGACCCCCTTACACTG GGAGTCCATCCTGCAAAAGAAGCTGTGGGAGCGTGTTTCCACCCATGTGATTGAAAATATATACCTACCTGCTGCCCAAACAATGGACTCTGGTACCTTCAACACCACAGTAGACATCAAGCTCAAGCAGTGGACGGACAAGCAGCTTCCACACAAAGCACTAGAG GTTGCCTGGGAGACACTGCAGGAAGAGTTTGCCCGCTTCATGGCTGAATACAGAGGCAAAGACCAAGACGACATTTTTGACAAGCTGAAGGAGGCTGTGAAGGACGAGAGTATCAAGAGGCACAAATGGAACGAGAGGGCCATGGACAGCCTG aggGTGATCCAGCACAATGCTCTCGAAGACCGATCCATCACAGACAAGCCCCAGTGGGATGCAGCGATCAGTTTCATGGAGGAAACTCTGCAGTCCCGCCTCAAAGACA cTGAGTCAGTAATCAGTGATATGGTGGGACCAGATTGGAAGCAGAGGTGGCTGAACTGGAAGAATCGCACACCAGATCAG CACATTCGTAATGAAACGAAAAATGAGCTGGAGCGCTTGCTGAAGCTTCACGATGATCACACAGCCTACTTGGCCAATGATGAGGTCACCACTGTTAGGAAGAACCTGGAGGGACGAGGGGTCGAAGTTGACCCTGTGCTG ATAAAGGACACGTGGCATCAGCTGTATCGCCGACACTTCCTGCAGAACGCGCTGTCCCACTGTAACCTCTGCAAGAGAGGTTTCTATTACTACCAGAGACACTTTGTTGACTCTGAG TTGGAGTGCAATGATGTGGTACTGTTTTGGAGGATCCAGAGGATGCTGGTCATCACAGCCAACACCCTCCGACAACAGCTCACCAACACTGAGG TGCGTCGGTtggagaaaaatgtaaaggaagTGCTGGATGACTTCGGGGAAGACCAGGAGAGGAAGAGTCAGCTCATTACTGGTCGCCGAGTCCAACTGGCAGAAGATCTCA
- the opa1 gene encoding dynamin-like 120 kDa protein, mitochondrial isoform X2: MLRVGSKAACLACRNLVSTNMGVRFRVPLQKLHPLSRAIHHRYSSNTNPQRAPHRTAARYFTSMSRLPMRPPKPPPGSGGRGHQQQRNFWVARLAARLLKLRYILLGSAVGGGYTAKKTYDEWKDMLPDFSEYNWVIPDFVWELSEQIDLDKLAKALPEMEEIVKLLPDLDKIGENFTFIKSLLSSETSGDPPLKAADSSAAATQDSSDKQYKKGLLGELILIQQQIQRHEEEVRRAAEANNARPPPPEPAPSPPPNPSPLQQKRKSSDRERVDQLQEELLRTQLKYQRMLERLEKENKELRKVVLQKDDKGIHQRKVKKSLIDLYSEVLDILSDYDSNYNTQDHLPRVVVVGDQSAGKTSVLEMVAQARIFPRGSGEMMTRSPVKVTLSEGPHHVAMFKDSGREFDLSKEEDLAALRHEIELRMRKSVKEGQTVSTETISLSVKGPGIQRMVLVDLPGVISTVTAGMAADTKETIFSISKAYMQNPNAIILCIQDGSVDAERSIVTDLVSQMDPQGKRTIFVLTKVDLAEKNLASPSRIQQIVEGKLFPMKALGYFAVVTGRGSSSESIDSIKDYEEDFFQNSRLLRDGMLKAHQVTTKNLSLAVSDCFWKMVRESVEQQADVFKASRFNLETEWKNNYPRLRELDRNELYEKAKNEILDEVISLSQVTPLHWESILQKKLWERVSTHVIENIYLPAAQTMDSGTFNTTVDIKLKQWTDKQLPHKALEVAWETLQEEFARFMAEYRGKDQDDIFDKLKEAVKDESIKRHKWNERAMDSLRVIQHNALEDRSITDKPQWDAAISFMEETLQSRLKDTESVISDMVGPDWKQRWLNWKNRTPDQHIRNETKNELERLLKLHDDHTAYLANDEVTTVRKNLEGRGVEVDPVLIKDTWHQLYRRHFLQNALSHCNLCKRGFYYYQRHFVDSELECNDVVLFWRIQRMLVITANTLRQQLTNTEVRRLEKNVKEVLDDFGEDQERKSQLITGRRVQLAEDLKKVREIQEKLEAFIEALHKEK, translated from the exons CCACCTAAGCCTCCCCCAGGATCAGGGGGCCGTGGCCACCAGCAGCAGCGCAACTTCTGGGTGGCCCGCCTAGCTGCCCGCTTGCTGAAGCTACGATACATTCTGCTGGGCTCTGCAGTGGGAGGAGGCTACACAGCTAAAAAG ACCTACGATGAGTGGAAGGACATGCTGCCCGATTTCAGTGAATACAACTGGGTCATTCCAGATTTTGTCTGGGAACTGAGTGAACAAATTGATCTTG ATAAACTGGCCAAAGCTCTACCAGAGATGGAGGAAATAGTCAAACTTCTTCCTGACCTAGACAAGATAGGAGAGAACTTCACTTTCATCAAAAGCCTCCTTTCATCTG AAACATCAGGGGATCCTCCACTTAAAGCCGCAGATTCATCTGCTGCAGCCACACAAGACAGCAGCGACAAGCAATACAAAAAG GGTCTGCTGGGCGAGCTCATTCTTATTCAACAGCAGATCCAGCGGCACGAGGAGGAGGTCCGGCGGGCCGCAGAAGCCAATAATGCGCGCCCCCCACCGCCAGAGCCTGCTCCCAGTCCGCCTCCGAACCCCAGTCCCCTTCAACAGAAACGCAAG TCATCTGACAGAGAAAGGGTAGACCAGCTTCAAGAAGAACTGCTCCGTACGCAG CTTAAATATCAGCGCATGCTGGAGAGACTGGAGAAGGAGAATAAAGAGTTAAGAAAAGTGGTGCTGCAAAAGGATGATAAGGGGATTCACCAAAGAAAAGTGAAG AAATCCCTTATTGACTTGTACTCCGAAGTTCTAGACATCTTGTCTGACTACGATTCAAACTACAATACCCAGGACCACCTGCCCAGG GTGGTTGTGGTTGGGGATCAGAGCGCTGGAAAGACAAGTGTTCTCGAAATGGTAGCCCAGGCTAGGATCTTTCCCAGGGGCTCAGGAGAGATGATGACACGCTCTCCTGTCAAG GTAACACTCAGTGAAGGACCCCACCATGTGGCCATGTTCAAGGACAGTGGCCGAGAGTTTGATCTTTCCAAGGAGGAGGAT CTGGCTGCTCTGAGGCACGAGATCGAGCTGAGAATGAGGAAGAGTGTGAAGGAGGGACAAACAGTGAGCACTGAG ACAATATCTTTGAGTGTTAAAGGCCCCGGCATCCAGAGGATGGTGCTTGTTGACTTACCAGGTGTCATCAGT ACGGTGACTGCAGGCATGGCAGCAGATACTAAGGAAACCATTTTCAGCATCAGCAAGGCCTACATGCAGAATCCCAATGCAATCATCCTCTGTATTCAGG ATGGCAGTGTGGATGCAGAGCGCAGCATTGTAACAGACTTAGTTAGCCAGATGGACCCCCAGGGGAAGAGAACCATCTTTGTCCTGACTAAGGTGGACTTGGCAGAGAAGAACCTGGCCAGCCCGAGCAGA atCCAGCAAATAGTGGAAGGCAAGCTGTTTCCCATGAAGGCCCTGGGTTACTTTGCTGTAGTGACAGGAAGAG GTAGCAGCAGTGAAAGCATAGACTCCATTAAAGACTATGAGGAAGACTTCTTCCAGAACTCCAGATTACTAAG GGACGGCATGCTTAAAGCCCACCAGGTGACCACAAAGAACTTGAGTTTGGCTGTCTCTGACTGCTTCTGGAAGATGGTGAGGGAGTCTGTTGAGCAGCAGGCGGACGTCTTCAAAG CATCTCGCTTCAATCTGGAGACAGAATGGAAGAACAACTACCCTCGACTGAGAGAGCTGGACAGG aATGAACTCTATGAAAAGGCCAAAAATGAAATATTGGATGAAGTAATCAGTTTGAGTCAAGTGACCCCCTTACACTG GGAGTCCATCCTGCAAAAGAAGCTGTGGGAGCGTGTTTCCACCCATGTGATTGAAAATATATACCTACCTGCTGCCCAAACAATGGACTCTGGTACCTTCAACACCACAGTAGACATCAAGCTCAAGCAGTGGACGGACAAGCAGCTTCCACACAAAGCACTAGAG GTTGCCTGGGAGACACTGCAGGAAGAGTTTGCCCGCTTCATGGCTGAATACAGAGGCAAAGACCAAGACGACATTTTTGACAAGCTGAAGGAGGCTGTGAAGGACGAGAGTATCAAGAGGCACAAATGGAACGAGAGGGCCATGGACAGCCTG aggGTGATCCAGCACAATGCTCTCGAAGACCGATCCATCACAGACAAGCCCCAGTGGGATGCAGCGATCAGTTTCATGGAGGAAACTCTGCAGTCCCGCCTCAAAGACA cTGAGTCAGTAATCAGTGATATGGTGGGACCAGATTGGAAGCAGAGGTGGCTGAACTGGAAGAATCGCACACCAGATCAG CACATTCGTAATGAAACGAAAAATGAGCTGGAGCGCTTGCTGAAGCTTCACGATGATCACACAGCCTACTTGGCCAATGATGAGGTCACCACTGTTAGGAAGAACCTGGAGGGACGAGGGGTCGAAGTTGACCCTGTGCTG ATAAAGGACACGTGGCATCAGCTGTATCGCCGACACTTCCTGCAGAACGCGCTGTCCCACTGTAACCTCTGCAAGAGAGGTTTCTATTACTACCAGAGACACTTTGTTGACTCTGAG TTGGAGTGCAATGATGTGGTACTGTTTTGGAGGATCCAGAGGATGCTGGTCATCACAGCCAACACCCTCCGACAACAGCTCACCAACACTGAGG TGCGTCGGTtggagaaaaatgtaaaggaagTGCTGGATGACTTCGGGGAAGACCAGGAGAGGAAGAGTCAGCTCATTACTGGTCGCCGAGTCCAACTGGCAGAAGATCTCA
- the opa1 gene encoding dynamin-like 120 kDa protein, mitochondrial isoform X3, with the protein MLRVGSKAACLACRNLVSTNMGVRFRVPLQKLHPLSRAIHHRYSSNTNPQRAPHRTAARYFTSMSRLPMRPPKPPPGSGGRGHQQQRNFWVARLAARLLKLRYILLGSAVGGGYTAKKTYDEWKDMLPDFSEYNWVIPDFVWELSEQIDLDKLAKALPEMEEIVKLLPDLDKIGENFTFIKSLLSSGVSLGSEVKGASGLHLLLETSGDPPLKAADSSAAATQDSSDKQYKKSSDRERVDQLQEELLRTQLKYQRMLERLEKENKELRKVVLQKDDKGIHQRKVKKSLIDLYSEVLDILSDYDSNYNTQDHLPRVVVVGDQSAGKTSVLEMVAQARIFPRGSGEMMTRSPVKVTLSEGPHHVAMFKDSGREFDLSKEEDLAALRHEIELRMRKSVKEGQTVSTETISLSVKGPGIQRMVLVDLPGVISTVTAGMAADTKETIFSISKAYMQNPNAIILCIQDGSVDAERSIVTDLVSQMDPQGKRTIFVLTKVDLAEKNLASPSRIQQIVEGKLFPMKALGYFAVVTGRGSSSESIDSIKDYEEDFFQNSRLLRDGMLKAHQVTTKNLSLAVSDCFWKMVRESVEQQADVFKASRFNLETEWKNNYPRLRELDRNELYEKAKNEILDEVISLSQVTPLHWESILQKKLWERVSTHVIENIYLPAAQTMDSGTFNTTVDIKLKQWTDKQLPHKALEVAWETLQEEFARFMAEYRGKDQDDIFDKLKEAVKDESIKRHKWNERAMDSLRVIQHNALEDRSITDKPQWDAAISFMEETLQSRLKDTESVISDMVGPDWKQRWLNWKNRTPDQHIRNETKNELERLLKLHDDHTAYLANDEVTTVRKNLEGRGVEVDPVLIKDTWHQLYRRHFLQNALSHCNLCKRGFYYYQRHFVDSELECNDVVLFWRIQRMLVITANTLRQQLTNTEVRRLEKNVKEVLDDFGEDQERKSQLITGRRVQLAEDLKKVREIQEKLEAFIEALHKEK; encoded by the exons CCACCTAAGCCTCCCCCAGGATCAGGGGGCCGTGGCCACCAGCAGCAGCGCAACTTCTGGGTGGCCCGCCTAGCTGCCCGCTTGCTGAAGCTACGATACATTCTGCTGGGCTCTGCAGTGGGAGGAGGCTACACAGCTAAAAAG ACCTACGATGAGTGGAAGGACATGCTGCCCGATTTCAGTGAATACAACTGGGTCATTCCAGATTTTGTCTGGGAACTGAGTGAACAAATTGATCTTG ATAAACTGGCCAAAGCTCTACCAGAGATGGAGGAAATAGTCAAACTTCTTCCTGACCTAGACAAGATAGGAGAGAACTTCACTTTCATCAAAAGCCTCCTTTCATCTG GTGTGAGTTTGGGTAGTGAAGTCAAAGGAGCTTCTGGTCTGCACCTGTTGTTAG AAACATCAGGGGATCCTCCACTTAAAGCCGCAGATTCATCTGCTGCAGCCACACAAGACAGCAGCGACAAGCAATACAAAAAG TCATCTGACAGAGAAAGGGTAGACCAGCTTCAAGAAGAACTGCTCCGTACGCAG CTTAAATATCAGCGCATGCTGGAGAGACTGGAGAAGGAGAATAAAGAGTTAAGAAAAGTGGTGCTGCAAAAGGATGATAAGGGGATTCACCAAAGAAAAGTGAAG AAATCCCTTATTGACTTGTACTCCGAAGTTCTAGACATCTTGTCTGACTACGATTCAAACTACAATACCCAGGACCACCTGCCCAGG GTGGTTGTGGTTGGGGATCAGAGCGCTGGAAAGACAAGTGTTCTCGAAATGGTAGCCCAGGCTAGGATCTTTCCCAGGGGCTCAGGAGAGATGATGACACGCTCTCCTGTCAAG GTAACACTCAGTGAAGGACCCCACCATGTGGCCATGTTCAAGGACAGTGGCCGAGAGTTTGATCTTTCCAAGGAGGAGGAT CTGGCTGCTCTGAGGCACGAGATCGAGCTGAGAATGAGGAAGAGTGTGAAGGAGGGACAAACAGTGAGCACTGAG ACAATATCTTTGAGTGTTAAAGGCCCCGGCATCCAGAGGATGGTGCTTGTTGACTTACCAGGTGTCATCAGT ACGGTGACTGCAGGCATGGCAGCAGATACTAAGGAAACCATTTTCAGCATCAGCAAGGCCTACATGCAGAATCCCAATGCAATCATCCTCTGTATTCAGG ATGGCAGTGTGGATGCAGAGCGCAGCATTGTAACAGACTTAGTTAGCCAGATGGACCCCCAGGGGAAGAGAACCATCTTTGTCCTGACTAAGGTGGACTTGGCAGAGAAGAACCTGGCCAGCCCGAGCAGA atCCAGCAAATAGTGGAAGGCAAGCTGTTTCCCATGAAGGCCCTGGGTTACTTTGCTGTAGTGACAGGAAGAG GTAGCAGCAGTGAAAGCATAGACTCCATTAAAGACTATGAGGAAGACTTCTTCCAGAACTCCAGATTACTAAG GGACGGCATGCTTAAAGCCCACCAGGTGACCACAAAGAACTTGAGTTTGGCTGTCTCTGACTGCTTCTGGAAGATGGTGAGGGAGTCTGTTGAGCAGCAGGCGGACGTCTTCAAAG CATCTCGCTTCAATCTGGAGACAGAATGGAAGAACAACTACCCTCGACTGAGAGAGCTGGACAGG aATGAACTCTATGAAAAGGCCAAAAATGAAATATTGGATGAAGTAATCAGTTTGAGTCAAGTGACCCCCTTACACTG GGAGTCCATCCTGCAAAAGAAGCTGTGGGAGCGTGTTTCCACCCATGTGATTGAAAATATATACCTACCTGCTGCCCAAACAATGGACTCTGGTACCTTCAACACCACAGTAGACATCAAGCTCAAGCAGTGGACGGACAAGCAGCTTCCACACAAAGCACTAGAG GTTGCCTGGGAGACACTGCAGGAAGAGTTTGCCCGCTTCATGGCTGAATACAGAGGCAAAGACCAAGACGACATTTTTGACAAGCTGAAGGAGGCTGTGAAGGACGAGAGTATCAAGAGGCACAAATGGAACGAGAGGGCCATGGACAGCCTG aggGTGATCCAGCACAATGCTCTCGAAGACCGATCCATCACAGACAAGCCCCAGTGGGATGCAGCGATCAGTTTCATGGAGGAAACTCTGCAGTCCCGCCTCAAAGACA cTGAGTCAGTAATCAGTGATATGGTGGGACCAGATTGGAAGCAGAGGTGGCTGAACTGGAAGAATCGCACACCAGATCAG CACATTCGTAATGAAACGAAAAATGAGCTGGAGCGCTTGCTGAAGCTTCACGATGATCACACAGCCTACTTGGCCAATGATGAGGTCACCACTGTTAGGAAGAACCTGGAGGGACGAGGGGTCGAAGTTGACCCTGTGCTG ATAAAGGACACGTGGCATCAGCTGTATCGCCGACACTTCCTGCAGAACGCGCTGTCCCACTGTAACCTCTGCAAGAGAGGTTTCTATTACTACCAGAGACACTTTGTTGACTCTGAG TTGGAGTGCAATGATGTGGTACTGTTTTGGAGGATCCAGAGGATGCTGGTCATCACAGCCAACACCCTCCGACAACAGCTCACCAACACTGAGG TGCGTCGGTtggagaaaaatgtaaaggaagTGCTGGATGACTTCGGGGAAGACCAGGAGAGGAAGAGTCAGCTCATTACTGGTCGCCGAGTCCAACTGGCAGAAGATCTCA